The genomic interval TTAAAGTTGGCCCAAGGCCAGTGTCCCTCTTGCCTCACCTCAGCCTAGGCCTGGCCCTGTGGTAACCAACCACGTGAGTTCTGCTCCCAACTTTCTGATGTTCAGAAAGATTAAAACTGTCAGAGGTACCAAACTAGTGACATGGCCTGCCAGGAAAGAATCATCTTTCCCTTCTTCTGTTCCTCTTGTCCCTTTCCTATTATACAAGGGGCTTTCAGCTCAGCAGAAGTCCTTTTCCACTTCCAGTGGCTGGCATCGAGCATGGCCATATTGCCAATAGGATGCCTGGGATCTCTTCTCTATTCAGAGAGGTCAAAGGCCAGGGTCTCACCCTCCAGGTATAAACCCCAAGGACTGCTGAGCTCCTCCAGACCCTTGTCAGGGCCCTCTGTGGCCCAAAGCATTCCTGTCTCTACTGGAGCCTGTCAGTTAGCTCTGGCCAAAATCAAGTTTCCTCACCCTGCTCTTACCTCATCCACGCCAGTTTCCCTGAGAAATTATGGAAGAGAAACTCTTAGAATTGTCaaatgtcagagctggaagggccCTTTGACCCCTACCCCTCTCATTTAACAGAACATATAACTTCCTTTGCTCTATTTCCACGTTCCAAGGAATCCCCAAGGCCGCCTCATAATTAAAATCAGGAGTAAGTCGAGAGCCAAGTTAATCAAGGAAGTAAACTACTAGGGGACTCAGCTGTGCTCAGGGAGGATTGCGTCATCAGAAACGCAGCCCGGGTCCCAGGATTTGTTTATTAAGGATTTTCTTCAAGGACAAAGAGAAGGATCTGTGGTGGTTCAACTCCAAAGCTTTTCATAGGGTGGGATATAACTAGAAAAGATTTGATTAGCTTTCATCAGGGGTGGGGAGTTTTAAAGGTCCTGCCTTCGCAGAAAAGTTGGTGAAGTTTGCCCCTGGGTTTCTTACCTCCCCCCACATGTGACTCTCTGGGTCCCACACTCAAGAGAATCTTGCTTTCAGCCTGGAAATGTATCAAAAAAACTTGCAGCTGTGTTAGGATGGGCTTTGAGAGGTTCTGCCTCCTTCCTGGATCTACTTGTAACAAGACTCACCTGGCAAAGGATCAGCCCATCCATTCCTCTAGTGTAACTTCTAAACAGTGAGGGTAATTTTTTGTCTATATTTTACCAAtaaagaaaaaggctcagggtCTATCTAGGTGACTCTAAGACCATGCAACTAGTAAGAGCCAAAAGATTTAACTTCtgggaggggtgggtatagctcagtggtagagtgcgtgcttagcatgcgtgaggtcctgggtccccagtacctctattaaaagaaaaagctttaaTGTTTGAGTCCAGAAGGATGCCACATCCCATGTGTGTTCTGCCAAGCCACAAGCACTTCAGAAGTGCCAAGGTATGCCATAGCAAACTAGCTAACAGAGGACCACGGGGTTGAAACCACTGTGTTGATCTAATTTGCAGTGAATTATATAGCATTGTGATTGACTTCTGAGAAGCACACAGCAAATCTGAGAATTTAGTGCTAGTCTCAAAGGAGACACTGAGATTCACATAGGTTGGATCTGAGCAATTTACCATTCTGTAGCTTTGTTCTTGGAAAACTTTTCTCCCAGACTGCAGGAAAACAAGGAAATATCAATTGAAGGAAATAACATATAAGGAAGCTTTATTTACACATGGGGGAGGATCAGGTTCCATTGTAGTTGTGGATAGTATTTAGCCAtgtgctgtgaacactgggagtGTATGTATGCCCATTTCTTCGGTTTGTTTCTCATCTGAGCTAGCCCATCCTTAAACTCTTAAAAGTAACCAAGAAAGCTGCATTCTTGGGATTGGGTGGGGGTGGTCTATCAAGTTAGGTGTGCGATTCTGGGAGAAACAGGGAGGCCATAGGTGGCAAAACTCTAAATAGCTTGTGAACTGAGATTTGGATAAATCAAATTACTCAGGAACTTGGACATGAGCTCTATCGCTGTGTCTTGGGTGCTCAGAAAAGAACCCAGGGTGATATTTGGACACAAGTCCAACACTGTATCACCAGTCCCTGaggtttttttattctttaataaaattatttttggtttgttttagggggaggtaattagattaattaattaattaattaaatggaggtactggggattgaacccaggaccttgtgcaggctaagcacatgctctatcactgagctacaccttccccccaTCACCAGTCCTTGAAATTGgacccttcccaccccttgcctCACATATATCTGACCAAGAAAACAAtgacacaatttttttaatttttttattcatgTTCTTGCCCAGCTTGTTGGACACCCTGTATTTGCACAGTTCAGCCGTTCAGATGCATTGGGAAATACGACCGTGTAGCATGCAATTGACTGGCTTGATGGTGGGGGGGTGTTCCAGCTGGGATGGAATGCTCCTGAGTTTGGGGGGGTTAATGGAGAGGAGGTGAAGGAGTTGTTAGCTCACAGGTTAGTGAGCAGCCAATCTAGCAGTTGTTTCCTAGCCATGTTTCCAATGGCTTCATCCAGCTGTCGTTCCTTGGCAAACTTCATGACCTCTTGAAGAAGGTCTCCAACACTGTATCCCTTCTCCGCTGCCTTAGCGGAAACTTCAGGAAGCTGTGGAGAGAGAGCAGAGATAGCATGAGTCACATGATGCTTTTGGAGCTGGAACCCAGAGGGCTAAAGTGAACTACCCCCCACCCACCTTCCTGCCCAGGATTCTAGGATTAAAGGCTGCCATAGGTCCAGGACTGGAGGTGTTTGAGGTTGGAAATAGGGAGGATTGCCTGAGCTTGGGTCCTGGATTGAAAGTAATTTGgtttagtattttatttctctggaaTCCATCTAATGTAGGAAACACagttgtgtggtgtgtgtgtgtttgtgtgtgtgtacaagacATAAGACTTAAAAAACTGCTCTAAATAGTATGTTGAAAGGACCACTGATAAGATGAGCTCATTTCACCCTCCTCCTATTGGAAGTGCACAGGCTTTGAGGTGTCCAGAGTCCCACTTAGTTCATGGTTCATCACTTTGGTGTCTTTATGAGGTAGGAGTCATTCACAAGTCATAGGATAAAGTATAGACTTAAAAAATGGGCTGCTCTCGGGCTCCCTGACTCCTCCCCATTCCAACCCTCTCATCTTGTTCCTTATTGCATTGCTTACCTTCTCCAGTTGTCCATCATCGTCCCCCATGAAGTAGAGCATGGGCACGTTGAATTGGGAGGCGGCAATCCACTGCAGGACAGCCTGGAGCTGCTTTTGCAAGCTGCTTGTCGAGCACTGATTATTGACGATGACTTCAGGGCCAGGAGCATCTGGATAGTTCTGTGACATAGCACTATCGTGACTACATCTGGGGCCACCAGCCTGGAAGTTGGAGTTGTTGGCCAAGGCAGTTTGTTCTTCCAGCTCAGCCAGGGCTTCCCCGTTGTTGCTGTACTTAGCCATGATAAGGCACAGCTTCATCACAGATTCTACCAGTTGATCGATAAACTGTCGATTCACCTGCTTCATCCCATTCATAAGGTCAAGTTCTTGATTGTTCTGGCATTGGTCTTCCCCTTTGTCAAGCCTCTTGGACATGGAAGTAGCTTTGTTGGCCCTGGGCTCAGAACTTTTGGTGTCACTTTCACATGGATCCTCACAGTTGAAGGAGCTCTCATTGAGCAGTTTTTGAATCAGTGAGAGGACAATGTTGGACATATCCAGCTTCTGGGAGTCCAGCTGTTGATTCTCCTTCAGAGAGGTGGATGGCCCAGGTGCACCCTGAGATTCTAGATGTTTCATTGAGAGCGCCTTGGCACTTTGGCTACCTCCACACTTTCCATACTGGGTGCTCTGGGTCATATAGCCTGTGGTAGGACATTCATCTTCAAATGCATCTTTGCCCTTCGCCTGCTGGGTCAGATGGTACTGGATCAGCTTAAGGGCAGAGACGATCAAGTCCTTTGCCAGTGAATCTGTGGAAGGGCTGATCTTCTCCCTTTTTTCGTCCTTACTGGTGCATGCTTTGCTAGCCACCTTGCCTTGATTTCCTTGTTTTTGGTTCCACATGGTCAGGCTTTCCTTGAGGATATGTTCACTCACTTTCTCAGCACTGGTCAGTGACTTGCACTCGTctggttttattttgcttttgtcctTCCCCTTCATTTCGGCCTTCATAGCGGAGAATTCGAGGCTTTGATTCTTGCATTTGGGATCAAGGGAGCCGGCTTTCAAGGCTGCATATGCTAAGCTCTGTGACTTAGTCTCTTTTTTTTCACCAAGAAGAGCACTAACCAGACGTTTCAGCATAGCCTCCATGATATCAGCAGCATTTTGTTTCCCGTGGTTGAATAGATTCCTCTTGACAGCAGAGACAAAATCTGCGTCCATCATCAGTACCCCAGTGATGTTATGTAGGTTCTTCATGCAGGAGTCAATCAAATCAGACACAATTTCCTTGGTGTGTCTTAACAGCACCCTCTTCAGGACCACACAGGCTGGAATTGGCTTTCCAGAGCTATGAACTTTCAAGGTCTTCATAACTGAGACCATCATATCAGATGCCACTTGATTTGCATAAACTGTAAATTCTTTGCTGATGGAATCTGCAAATTCTTTGCTATCTCGCTGACACATTTGTTTGTCTCCACCCCTGTTCTTGTTGGATAATTCACTATACAGTAAGGTTTTTCGGCCATCCCTACACTCCTCCTTAGTGCCTCGCATTTCTGCAGAGGTTACTTCCACAGCATCGTGGGCCATTTCGGAAGCAATCTTGCTCACGGCACTGTGAGGGCTGCTTTTCCCTTTGTCCCCAGTGTGTGGGTAGATTGAATGATGGAAACACTTGCTTCTACCTTCCAACTTCTCCTTGATTTCCTTACGGGCCATCTGGATCACCAGAGAAGACAGTCGGTTGACATAGTAGGAAAGGTCGTCCATAGAACATTCTCCATCAGGGGAGATAACTGACCTCTGATTGTTAGGAGATTTGGCTGGCGGGCTGGAAGGGCTCTGGTTATTGTTGGTGTTTTTAGATGCTGTCTTTTCTAGACGTAGGCTCTGAGGTCCATTGGCCACATAATCCATGTTCAGTTGATCGGCATAGACGCTGTAGCAGTTCCCAGAGGATATTTTGTGACCTTCTCCCTCTATGTCTCCTACTTTATGTTTACAGCTGGAGGCTGAGGGACTTAGTGCATGTTGGAAACCCAGGGCATACTTTTGAAGGTCATTGAGAAGCCAGTTGAGAACACTTACAGGATTAGAGGAAGCTTGTTTGAAAAGGCACACAGATCCCTCggtctaaaaaaagaagaacaccTACCCATGAGTTTGGGTAGATTACTTCTTTATTTAGAAGCGATACCTTCTAAAGTGTACACATTAGGGATCTGGCCTTGAGAATTTGCATGGGCGCGTAACATACAATTATATCCATTAACGCATGTTTGAGCACCAGTGGCAGCAACAAAAGCATATATACATTTGTACACTTAACTAAATATAAGTGCTATCAGCATGTTTGCCAATTTCAGCTGAGTATGTGTGCTTATCTCAATATGTGTCAGAAATGTGTCAGAAATGTGTCAGTGtgtctattgtgtgtgtgtatgcatgtcaATATAGCGATTAATGAGTGTGAACGTGGTAGTCTGGATTGTTAGTGTATGAACATGTGcccgtctgtgtgtgtgtgtgcatatgcctATGTCAGTGCCCATGTGTGATGTGACTGTGTGTAAGCTTGTGTAATAATGTGTTAACATCAATACTCATTGCATATATATGTCCACTATATAGGCCAGCATATGCACGTGAGTATGTACATTTTGTACACGTGTGTGAATGTAAAAACATGTGTATATCAGTGTGTCTCTGAATATGTAAATATTAGAGTGATctgcatatatgtttataaatataaattcaatAGCGTGTATCACACAGCTATAAATGTATTTAGATATGCTGAAGCATATAGTCATGTATTTACATACTCATTAATagatttatatataatgtatcatGTATATTAAtgagtatgtatatttaaaatatgaatatgtaTAAATAGGCAGTTGTACAATGACTGTGTATGTCACTATAGTGGGTATCATTTTTTGTTGTGTTTATGTACTATGCCAATGATTGACAATGTGTGTCAGTGTTGCACACACCTGGTGTTTGAGTATGTCTGTGAGTACATGAGTGGGGATGTCATTGTATTTGTGCCAATGTGTGTATCAATGTATACAAACATGTGTGTTAGTGAATATGTGTCACTTTGTTtaagtttgtatgtgtgtgtataaacatgaGGTATATTTAGAAGTGTGTATGCCTGTACCTGAGTCTGTATGGTCTCTGTGTTTTGATCAGGGCTTGTATGTGTGAACCTGAGTGTGAGGTTATGCGTGGTGTGCTTAAATGTATATATGGATGTTTATGTGTGTCACATGTGGGTACATCAGTGCCTCTGACTCTGTATAACTGTAtgtctttgtatatgtgtgtaatCATTGTTATGAATAGGTCACCGTATAAGTTTGTCATTTCAGTGCTTGTGTGTGATTCTCAGTGTCACATGTAGCCAGGCACGTGTGTGCCATTGCTTGTATAAATTTTTTTGTTaatgtatattaatatatatatctatgtgtgtgtcactgtgtgtaaatgtatatgtgtatatccaTACTTGTGACTGTGTATGCCCATGTTTTGATTTGTGTGTATGTACTGTGTACACATCTTATACTCAGCACTAAGTACCATTGGCCTCCATCCCCCATTCATTGCATCATCACTGAATTCCTGGAAACATGAGGTCATAAAGCCCACTTTTTGCAAATGGGCTTCAGTGACAATCAAGGGGATCTGCATCGTGTGTTGTAAATTTGGGTagctcttttaaaaataccagcTATAATTTATCCCTTTACTGAGACCCCCAAATGGAGTTGACCACCCCTAACTGAACCTAACACTCTGTGGAGAGTATTTTGTAACTGTTTTCCCCTTCCTCAGGGTCCACTCTCATCACTCCAAAGGCATCTGGGGCCAGAAATGACGTTTCTGGTTATAATATGAGCCCAGGAACACACAACAAGAAATATTTGACTCCTTTGCCCTAGAGCCAAATATCCTGGTCCAATATCAGCTCCTCCAGGCTTGTAGGACTGTAAGAGTGACTTGTCATGTTCTCCTGTGgccacctccccctgccaaaactTGCCTAACAGATAGAATTGAGGATATTTACACAAAAAAGGATTCTGTATGTGACAGTGATGCATAAGTGTAATTGCTTCTAACTTTATGCTACCCAACAGCCTGGTTAATCCCTTAAACAACAGGGTGGAGACGAGGCAACTATAGTTTTCCTTCATTGTTCTCTCTTCATATCCTCTTTGTTGTTGGGACACTGGGCAATGTGGGATACACAAGTCCATTACAAGCCACAAAGAACATTGCAATGGTTCTTTTTTGTAAGCCCATATCTTTGTTAGGATCAGTGTAGCAAGATTCTATTTGAAGTAGCTACTTGAAATCAGGAAAGGGCATTCTGAGCCTTTGTGATTTGTGTCATTGTGAGATACCTGGGCATTGAACTTACCGTGACTGTGAACTTAGGCCTGTGTTCTCTAGAATGTCATATTATTCAAATTTGGGAGCCTGTTTGACAATAGATCTCTTACTGTCTCTGAATCAGAGTCCTCAGATTCAGCACTGGGCTCTGGAACCAAGAAAGGGTAGACTCAGAGGCTAAGTATGTACCTTAGACTGGTCTTGCTTCTCAGTATCTTTGATCACTATAATCTCTTTTTCTTCCAGATGCTCCAGGTTCAATTCACCTTCTGAACTGGAACCAGTGGCATCCTATGGAATTAAGGGGCAAGATTCTCATGAACAGTTGCTCTGAGATTTTTTCCAAGCTGGCCCCCGCCTAGGCTACTACTTTCAGGCATGGATGTCCTGTCTCCtattattccttttctttctgaaggAAAAGTAGGCTGGTAATGCTAGTTAGTCTATAAAGACTGAGATAAAGTTCCCTTCACAAATAACCACTCCCTCCCAACCTTGCTGAAGGTATTCACAAAGCCATTGGTCTCAGGAACCATCAATCTTTTGGATGGGGTTCCCCTCCCCCGCCACTTTTCTGACATGCCATCATTCTCTTGGCCCTACCAGTGACATCAGTGGCTTCTAAAGTGAGATTTGGTATCCAGAGTGACTGGAAATTCTGAACCAGGGATTGTGAGCTCATGAGAATGATGGCTTTCTGCCTGAGTCCCCTCCACCTTCCCATCCTCTGCCACAACCTTTCCCTATCATGTTCTCCCTGATAACCCTCTCAGCAGTTTCCTGCCCATTCCAACTCCCAAGGGAGCAGGGAATACCCACCTTAGAATCTTTATCTTCCACCGTCAGAGTAGACACATCAACAAAGCATATCTGCATCAAATCAGGAGGGTGAATTGAGAAAAATTCTAGAGAAAAAGGTCTTTATCTCTCTCTTCCTGGGACATGAGAATAGCACCTACCTTATAAAGTTCTTGTGAGGATTGATTTAGTGCCTGTAAAGCTTTTAGTAGCATGCTTGCACACAGTTAAGTACTCACTAAACAAGGTTCTGATTTTTATTAGGCAGACAGAATCTTAACATAACTCTATTTCATAAGTGAGAATACCTACCTGTGTGAGAGAGGTCTGACATTCAATATACGCATTTATTTAGAAAACTGAGGAAAGAGGTGGCTTGCCCAAATGACACAGACTCAGAGGTAGAACTTTTATTAGAACTCGAttctcctggctcctggctctATTATGCAAATATTGCCAAAAGGTGGTATTTTTACTATTGATGATATACACGATTTTAGGTGGTACCTGGTTAAACATTTCTGTGTTTAATAGGTGCATTTCTTGTGGTTCATTAGGTAAAATACATACTAGAACATCAAACCTTTGGTCTTATGGATAACATTGCTTAGGGTGATGGTAATTTTGAAAcgtaagtcaatttttaaaatgctgcagAAATACATTGGAAGTAATATCATGAGTGATGCttgaacatgaaaaaaatgtgaaatactatATAAATCACTTGAAATTGGGGGTCCCACTTGAGAGTAACTTACTGTAGCTAGGTGACATTAGTATGACTTCAGAAGTGTGAGGTAATAAAGGCTGGTAACTAGGCaacccccacccctcactcctctcaggttcctcccaccctcccctccccaggtccTTTACATCACTCCTCATCTGGCCCCTCCCTCCATTGTCCCTGTGTGATGTATGAGAACACTGGTCCCTCACAGACTTTGAGCTTGATTGCTTGGATTATTCACCATATCACTCTCCACTAGTCTATCCCGGGCCCCATGATATTTGTACACAAAAGCCAATGCTTTCCACTCCTTGGTAGGAGTTATTTTGTTTCTTACCACTTTCCGGTCTTGATCTTGCTGTCCAGTTGGGCTGTAGAGGTCGACTTTGCATACGCCCCTGTGGCTGTGTAACCAGTCAATATCTTCAGACAtctggaaagagaaagcaaataaatCTGAAAGGCTGATATATGGTTTTTATCTAAGATACAGAGAGGTCTGAGGGAAGACCAGAACCTGACCCCAGAGGGCAAAGCTGAATTTTACTTTTGAAAGAGAATATAATCTCTGCCAATTTCCTTCaacaccccccaaccccaccccatccccccacccccagcctggaaCTAAAGGTAAAAAGGAAATGGCTGAAGCCACTGACTGATTTTTGCTCTGTAAGACCTCAggtctactttattttttaaatttaacaagaGAAACCTCTTTGGCCAAGTATTAGAGGGCTGTTGAATTCCTTTCCCTTAAGTTCCTTCAAACTGGAGACCCCTTTAACCCCtagctccctccctcctctcctcccctctcccttctccctccctccctcagccttccatccttccctcccttttcctccctcattcctttcccttcctccttcccccctccctcccacctccattttccctctctcccacctccattctccctccctcccacctc from Vicugna pacos chromosome X, VicPac4, whole genome shotgun sequence carries:
- the AKAP4 gene encoding A-kinase anchor protein 4, which gives rise to MSEDIDWLHSHRGVCKVDLYSPTGQQDQDRKVICFVDVSTLTVEDKDSKDATGSSSEGELNLEHLEEKEIIVIKDTEKQDQSKTEGSVCLFKQASSNPVSVLNWLLNDLQKYALGFQHALSPSASSCKHKVGDIEGEGHKISSGNCYSVYADQLNMDYVANGPQSLRLEKTASKNTNNNQSPSSPPAKSPNNQRSVISPDGECSMDDLSYYVNRLSSLVIQMARKEIKEKLEGRSKCFHHSIYPHTGDKGKSSPHSAVSKIASEMAHDAVEVTSAEMRGTKEECRDGRKTLLYSELSNKNRGGDKQMCQRDSKEFADSISKEFTVYANQVASDMMVSVMKTLKVHSSGKPIPACVVLKRVLLRHTKEIVSDLIDSCMKNLHNITGVLMMDADFVSAVKRNLFNHGKQNAADIMEAMLKRLVSALLGEKKETKSQSLAYAALKAGSLDPKCKNQSLEFSAMKAEMKGKDKSKIKPDECKSLTSAEKVSEHILKESLTMWNQKQGNQGKVASKACTSKDEKREKISPSTDSLAKDLIVSALKLIQYHLTQQAKGKDAFEDECPTTGYMTQSTQYGKCGGSQSAKALSMKHLESQGAPGPSTSLKENQQLDSQKLDMSNIVLSLIQKLLNESSFNCEDPCESDTKSSEPRANKATSMSKRLDKGEDQCQNNQELDLMNGMKQVNRQFIDQLVESVMKLCLIMAKYSNNGEALAELEEQTALANNSNFQAGGPRCSHDSAMSQNYPDAPGPEVIVNNQCSTSSLQKQLQAVLQWIAASQFNVPMLYFMGDDDGQLEKLPEVSAKAAEKGYSVGDLLQEVMKFAKERQLDEAIGNMARKQLLDWLLTNL